One region of Chanodichthys erythropterus isolate Z2021 chromosome 24, ASM2448905v1, whole genome shotgun sequence genomic DNA includes:
- the olfml1 gene encoding olfactomedin-like protein 1, producing the protein MPLSLITILLLLGTAQTQRTTPDFMMEYFQRQLQQLEGRLIKCEQDVQHFSQRMYEMSKEIHGQTSKSNVLKSEVKGHIDTLAMRLDRVERDVEYLQNKIPDTDQVDIEDSLLENQMKEAKLKKTSVIPKDKDCSSELVSIKSLKIVKKAGDANGSWMKDPTKGSAKIYFFSGTRNSTILAYTSLKSFTEANSTKKTEVIRLPFPWHGTGHIVYNGFVYYHNADTNNEILKVHLSNRTVADRLLLPGAGRMPAYSLSPHTLLDLAVDEMGLWSIHADPDFGGNLVITKLDHSSLAVEHTWDTNCNSRDAEAAFIICGTLYVVYNSHYGGRSSIQCLFDIHDTIVAESIPVLFFPKRYTSHSGLHFHPKDKQLYAWDDGYQTIYKLDIKKI; encoded by the exons GACAACTCCTGATTTTATGATGGAGTATTTTCAGAGACAACTTCAGCAGCTGGAG GGACGACTGATCAAATGCGAGCAGGACGTCCAGCACTTCAGTCAAAGGATGTATGAAATGTCCAAGGAGATACATGGGCAAACGAGCAAATCGAACGTGTTGAAAtcagaggtcaaaggtcacatTGATACCCTCGCTATGCGCTTGGACCGAGTGGAGAGAGATGTGGAATACCTGCAGAATAAGATCCCTGACACCGATCAGGTTGACATTGAAGACTCACTGCTCGAGAACCAGATGAAAGAAGCCAAACTAAAAAAGACATCTGTAATCCCTAAGGACAAAG ACTGCAGTTCGGAGCTTGTGAGTATCAAGTCCCTCAAAATTGTCAAGAAGGCAGGTGACGCCAATGGATCCTGGATGAAGGATCCGACGAAGGGTTCTGCTAAGATTTACTTTTTTAGCGGCACTCGAAACAGTACAATATTAGCATATACTTCTCTAAAGTCTTTCACTGAAGCAAACTCCACCAAAAAGACGGAAGTTATCCGTCTTCCTTTTCCCTGGCATGGAACCGGCCACATAGTCTACAACGGCTTTGTGTACTACCACAATGCAGACACCAACAATGAAATCCTGAAAGTCCACCTCAGCAACCGCACAGTGGCAGATCGGTTGCTGCTTCCTGGTGCTGGTCGAATGCCAGCTTATTCCCTCAGCCCTCACACCCTGCTGGATCTCGCCGTAGACGAAATGGGGCTCTGGTCGATTCATGCAGACCCAGACTTTGGTGGCAATTTGGTGATCACCAAGCTGGACCACAGTAGTCTAGCTGTGGAGCACACTTGGGATACCAATTGCAATAGTCGTGATGCAGAAGCAGCTTTCATAATCTGTGGCACCTTGTATGTGGTCTACAACTCCCACTATGGTGGAAGGTCTAGCATCCAATGCTTGTTTGATATCCATGACACCATCGTCGCCGAGAGCATCCCTGTGCTCTTCTTCCCCAAACGTTACACCAGCCACTCCGGTTTGCATTTCCACCCCAAGGATAAGCAGCTGTATGCTTGGGATGATGGTTATCAGACCATCTATAAGTTAGATATCAAGAAGATATAA